tctgatcagcaactcaactcgccagaaactctccagcatcttcctttttcttttcttttcatctttttgtgtatttagtccaccatgagtggctaaactccttcttttctagttgaagtgggtgaatttcagattttgtgatgaattgggagatttaaatctccattgttaaacttctatttaatttcaatatttatgcaatttgagctttccataaatattactttgcttttagaatcaataagggcccattgcttttaaattgcttaagtaatattgtttgaatgatttaggtccgtaattgcttaggttgttcaaatacacatttaatcaaattgcataatctaaacttgaccacgcggttggcaaggatagaattgggtttctctaagtcttaatgcagtcaacagttgttcgatgctacaatgccccaaggacgttccttggcaacttgttgattagtgtttgattagcgaacgtttcctaatcaaactagaactaaggaggaatttggattgtgagaagcgtcttccacatccaaaactaatttattggaataaataggagagttaaagaatcaatgatcaattctaaacaatctggaatagatccatacttcaactagaagcttctctcttattgatttactcatctttacattattgctttcttttgctatttagttttaactcatcaaatcaaacccccctcttttaattacttgttatttacttgacctagtcattattaggaaaatcattggtgtcaattccctgtggttcgaccctattgccactatctacaagtttattgttgattgtttaataggtttatttttgacggcttcgacaaccgcttatcaaaaattggcgccgttgccggggaattgatttaaactaacgtattttccttttatgatcagggctgatcgtaaagaagctcttctttatgatcctgaaattgaacgcattgccaagaccttacaagcatggctacggtaagtatgtcttttctctcttctcaaatttctgaactaacctctattgtgagaaattatagtcaagctcgacaagttcaacaacttcaacaagcacatgcatttgaaggattctatggacagccaagacataatccctaccttgacacatacaatacaggttggggagacaatctgagctatggctatgctaggacagaccactaccatgattaccaaagagatctgcaatataatccaggttggagggaccatccaaatttcggttatgcaaggggaaatcaatatccaagctaccagcaaaggaatcaagctcaagctgcacctcagaattccaatgcatctcttgaagagattgtgaaaaatttggcaaatactgtgcaaaatcttgagaaacaaatggggcaaatggcttcatccttgaacaaaattgaatcacaaggaaagctatcttcccaaactgagataaatccaagacaaaatgttagcgccatcacattaaggagtggaaaggagttgcaagacaatagggctgaaaaattgcaaaaacagggcatggaagaaattctgccagaaagtgatcagggcagtgatttgcccagttcactagtagaaactgacccgatcgctgggcaaactaagctgtccagcagtgatttgaccaattctccagagaaggcaggaagtgatttgcccaaatcaacagaccaggcagaatccagtcaaaggcagaaacagcaacttatggagaaattcaaggtacctcctcccttcccaaagaggtttgcaaggtcccaaaaggagaaagaggaaaaagagatattggagacacttcgcaaggtagaaatcaacatacctctacttgatgctatcaaacaaataccaaggtatgctaaatttctcaaagagctatgcaccaataggaggaaacttgctgaacataaaaaggtaagtgtgggggagtgtgtctcagctgtcatccaaagaaaacttcccaccaaatgcaaggatagaggaatgtttgccatttcatgcaagataggcaatgtggggataaagaaagccatgtgtgaccttggagcttcaattaatgttatgcccctttctatttttaacttgttaaatgcaggtacactcaagggcaccagcattgtgatccaattggctgaccgatccattgtccaccccaagggagtgcttgaagatgtgttggtgcaagtggaccaactagtcttcccagctgatttttatgtgattgacatggaggaggataagggcaacatcacctctgatatcttacttgggagaccattcttgagcacagcaagaacaaaaattgatgtgcatgatggcacattgaccatggagtttgaaggggaaattataaaatttaatgtttatgatgccatgaaattccccaatgatgtttctcctgtttatggccttgatgttattgatgatttaagtcaagaaatttttgattttgatcaagaaaatttactttatgaaggtctttgcaggagagaagaagtggacaaCAACATCATCGAAacagaaaaaacagcagactactgtaacttgctggatgtgggcgatttgcccagtgatttgcccagaacaccagaaaatctgctcaaatcacagcccaaatcagacagcaaacagcagaaatcagcacAGACATCAActgcaccagaactgaaaccattgcttagccacctcaaatatgcctacttgggagctggaaatacacttccagtaattatttccaaccagctcaaccaagaagaagaagaaaagctccttgatgtgttgaggaagcacaagaaagcaattgggtggaccttggaggacataaaaggcacctcaagaccattcggtggaggctcaagataggatgcagcacatggaaagtatgttgcagctgctggttcaccattttctgccccagcaccgtgacagatagctatttgcccagtgatttgcccagtacttgcccaagtcactggtcaaatcacccccaggccaggaaatatctttcccttttctccttcatttttctatatgtttattcacacattgaggacaatatgtgggataggtgtgggggtactagaGAGTCtttattcactgatcacaccatctttccatttttttgatttctttttgtttcttttttctttttgcattattcttacccctttttgcacacaccagaattttttcactttttgcacacacacacagaatttttgtcttagcttttgctctactcaacatagataacaaggttaaaagagtttccttatctcatgaccccattgatctACCACCCCtctaagcctaaattgaatcattcacagtatgttaccttcacttagaaagttctttacttgaattgaatccttaaatttgttgtggtcaagggaaataaaaataaaaatacatgcaaacacaaagttagtgtaactccctatgagctgatttgcccaaactatcatgacaaaccagcacaaagcacaaatcacaaacttgttccaatggtctaagactatgaactaagcctaatagccacttggagaagtaactgactgagtaaccgggggtgtatcacccatgtacacaatcgcgtaaaaaggtcagtaactttttcaagcaaataagtttcgatggtctagactatgaacagagctagtagccacttgaacaagtgactaactgagtaaccgggggtgtatcacccatgtacacaatcgcgtaaaaaggttagtgactttttcaggcaaggataagaataagtgctgctgaaaataaaaacaaaaataaaaagaaatagagaagaaaaggggcaagtcactcctaggggttgcattaaaactaacataagcatgattgagccaaaaacctttctcttgaccatggtaggtgaaaggaaacaaggaaagaagaggatgaccttagtgcatgtactctatactgtgataattcagattaggagtctagggggggctgattaagtggtacttaggctctaaggaaaaagggagcttaattggctaagttatttgttgcttgaggacaagcaaaaagctaggtgtgggggtatttgatcaagcataacttagccacatttttatcataattattattgcttatttacacatttttcagtttaatttatggtttttatcttgtttttacagaaaaggaagaaactggaaaatggaagaaaaagtgcagaaaattcacaaaaggatgatttgcccagtgatttgcccaagaatctgctccaatcactgccccgatcaagctaaagcagaaacccggaggcaacaggcagcagtgatttgcccagtgatttgccccagacactcgaagatcactggccaaatcactcgcagagacatagaggactgactcacagaggcagtgatttgcccagtgatttgcccactgctcgcCCAAATCacagggcaaatcactttgacagcagaaacttacagcagagcgggaaaatggacagaaaacagaaattcgatttttcagaagtccaaatccaatccaatcacttccaacacaagaccaagagccacgaaagagtctctcacccaaggaattccaattacaatcaaattcaacatcaaaagaggagtccaagatcaaatcaaaaagggattttgaaaccctagatgaATAAAATTCTGcaactataaaaggagagcctccaagccAGCAATCTtatcttctgatcagcaactcaactcgccagaaactctccagcatcttcctttttcttttcttttcatctttttgtgtatttagtccaccatgagtggctaaactccttcttttctagttgaagtgggtgaatttcagattttgtgatgaattgggagatttaaatctccattgttaaacttctatttaatttcaatatttatgcaatttgagctttccataaatattactttgcttttagaatcaataagggcccattgcttttaaattgcttaagtaatattgtttgaatgatttaggtccgtaattgcttaggttgttcaaatacacatttaatcaaattgcataatctaaacttgaccacgcggttggcaaggatagaattgggtttctctaagtcttaatgcagtcaacagttgttcgatgctacaatgccccaaggacgttccttggcaacttgttgattagtgtttgattagcgaacgtttcctaatcaaactagaactaaggaggaatttggattgtgagaagcgtcttccacatccaaaactaatttattggaataaataggagagttaaagaatcaatgatcaattctaaacaatctggaatagatccatacttcaactagaagcttctctcttattgatttactcatctttacattattgctttcttttgctatttagttttaactcatcaaatcaaacccccctcttttaattacttgttatttacttgacctagtcattattaggaaaatcattggtgtcaattccctgtggttcgaccctattgccactatctacaagtttattgttgattgtttaataggtttatttttgacggcttcgacaaccgcttatcacttTGCCCATAAGGGTCATACCCTGAATTATCCATTTCAATATTGTTTACATTCTGTCAAGCAATTTAGTTTTACCATCATATGTAAATGAAGGAATACTATGTTTATTTCGTGGGATTACTAACTCATTAACTGGCGATACCCCTTATTGAGTAGGTGATCACATTATCGTCGGATTTACAAGAAATActatgtttatttttattttcttacagtataaaaggagaataatCATACAGACAAATGTATGCTATCCCTAATACTACTGAAACTCTAAGTAATTCTTcacattttttctattattctaaatactgacttgagtgtcggagCATCTACCACCatcttatgttttctttttggTAGGTTCTAACCAATCGCAGCTTAATTTTATTCTAACTAGATCATCAATTTAATATCAACTATATCAATATTTAAAACTATCTTATCGatagtaattttaataaaaattttaaatattatagaaTTAGTtagttttctaaaattaaaaatcgagtATTATAATTTGGGGAATAAAAATCCAATGTAGAAAAACATACTCCTCATTTTTCACAAGAAAGTAAAGGATGTTTTATGCATCATCCTCGTTTAACGGTTGCGAATTGAAAACCATCGGCAtcttttgacaaaaaaaaaaaaaaaaaaaaagcagcaaTAACCATCAGCATCTCTACCGTTAAACCCCCCAAATCAGCCAATCTAACGGTCAAAAACGAAATAATAATTCAACACACCGCATGGTACAACCCCACCACCAGGATAACTAGCCGTTACAAAGAGCgtccaaaaccttcaatgcttCCTTTTCTTCATCTATTCCTCATTCACAGTTCTTTCATCGATCAATCAAAGAAACCCAATTCTCTCCCAGTCTCTCTCTTTCTGCCCCGAAATTCTCATCAAACAAGCAAGATCcccttcttattttcttttctctgcTGATTCATTTGTGTTTTCAAACGTTTTTGTAACCATGGATTTGAGCAACAAGAATTCAAAATCAGTTACTCCTTTGAAAGATCCTCATGGATTTAAATCAAAGGTTCAAGAAATATCCAAAATCTCTGAGAATTCAAATCCCAACGTTTCCTATTCAAGCCCGGGTGCAAAACACACAAATTCCCCCATATTCAAATCTGCAAAATCCCAAAAATCAGCGTCAAAAAATCTATTCGTCAGTCATAATGCAGTCCCTTACTCCCCTAGAAACAAGATCAGGGAAAGGAAGTTTGTGGTGGCAAAGAAGAATTCAAAGAAGGAAAATGTCGATTCAACTTCAACGGTGGGCTGCAAGTGCAAAGAGAGATTTGGAGGTAATGTAAAAAAGTGTGTGTGTGTGGCCTATGAGACATTAAGAGCTTCACAGGAGGAGTTTTTCAAGAAACGAGATAGCATAGGGGAGAAAGGCGAAATGGACAAAGAAAAGGCCAGTGATTATAAATCTGAGAGTGAAGTTGAAGAGAAGGAGATAGAAAAGGGATTTATGGCTCAAATGGAGGAGGCTGAAAGTGGGTATGGTTCGGATAACCAAAGTTTGGGTGAGAGTGAGCAATCAGGTGAAGTTGGTATTTCTACAATTAAAAGGAGGAGAGACAGGCAGCTTGAACAAGCAAGAAAAAGTGTACCTGAATCCGGGATAGTGATGCATCTGGTTAAGGCTTTTGAGCAGCTACGGACGGTACCAGATTCCAAGGGATCTGGCAAGAACGAAGAGGAGAATACTAAGGAGGAGAAAAAGAAGGCAATGCTATGGGAACTGCCTGGATTGCAAAATCCTAAAATGCCTGAGATTCAGATTAATTCTTCATTTTCAATTCCTGAATTTCAGACATGTAAGGTGCCCGAAACACAGGTTTCTCCTTCTTCATTATGCCCATCAGATTTGTTTCTGACTTCTGAGAATCTGGGTTTGGATCCAAGGCTTTCTGTTTCATCATCATGGGACAGCAGTCACGGCAGGTTAGTGATGGTTGCTAAATTCCATTATTTATTTGTCTGTTTGAATACTTTGATTTTGACTGTGCACTTACTTCATCTTGGCCTCTCCCCATATTTCAGTATTTATAGCAGGACTTCAAATGGAGGTCGGACAAGCAGAAGAAATGTAAGATTTTTCCCCCATCTAAATAATATTGGAGGGTTTGCGTCTATGGTATTTCAGATGTTGAATTTGTGTTACGTTGTTTGCATTTTAGAGCTCTGAGTCATGCGAAACAATGGGGGGAAGCAGATGGAAGAAGAAGCAACTGAAAATTACATGTCAAAAGCCATTCAAGCTAAGAACAGAGGTAGATTTTTCTTTCTCTATAATGGGAAGTCATCCAGGAATGTTAGCCGTTTCTTTTTGATAagttatattttaaactttGGTGATTGCTTCTCACTGTAGCAAAGAGGAATAAAGAAGGAGGAGGAATTCATGAAAAAGTTGCAGAAAATTATGAGTGAGGAGGAGAAGCAGCGGATTCCTATTGCACAAGGTCTTCCTTGGACAACAGAtgaaccagaggtgagtttgtCAATTGCTAAGggcttatttttataatctTATGCATCCATAGTTACAAGTAAACATGCACTTAAAACCTTCCTTGAACTTGGTCTATGTCATTTCAGTGTCTAATCAAACCTCGAGTAAAAGAGAACACAAGGCCCATTGACCTTATGCTCCATAGTGATACTCGGGCAGTGGAGAGAGCTGAGTTTGACCAGCAGGTAATTCTTTTAACAATTCTAAAATCTTGCAAAGGAATAGCTTGTGCTGATTTCAATACATGCTTTGCTCTGTCTTTGTGTTAATTGTCAGTGTTAAAGAATGTTTAATAGAATAATCTTGCTAGTTGAAATGCATCAATCCTTGAAAGCTAACAATTGTGTATTATCAGGTAGCTGAGAAATTAAGCCTCATTGAACAATACAAGATGGAAAGAGAGAGGCAGCAAAaggtaaataaaaaattaaaaagcatgGTTTTGAGTTACTGGAGTTTCCTTATTGATGTGTTTACACTTGTCTTCTTTCTCCGGTAGATTGCACAAGAGGAAGAAATAAGCAGATTGAGGAAGGAGCTTGTTCCAAAAGCACAGCCCATGCCTTATTTTGACCGACCCTTCATTCCCAGAAGGTAAGGTTTCACTCAGTAGCTTAGGATGAATTGTAGTCAGCAACTGTTTTAACTGTTACTATGTACTACAGGGCAAGGTCATATTGTTTGATAACAAATTTAAGATTCTTGGTTGCCAGTATGATTCAATAACATGTTTAGTCAAACTCTTTGCATTTTGTTATGACCTCACATTATGGTacgttttttttatttgttgttgCCATCACTTCAATAACAAGCCTCTGCATTGAAGCTGCGGGCTGCAGAACCCTTCAATAACAAATCTTCAGTTTGGTTCATTTATAACCTGCTTGTGCCACATGCAGCTTTCCTTTGCTGAGTGAACTCTCTCTGTTAAATTTTTAGCGGAGCGTTTTCGATGAACACGGCCTAACAAATTTATGTTTTGTGCTTGATTTTTCTGAAGGTCAACGAAGCATCCAACAGTTCCGAAGGAGCCAAAGTTTCACATACCCCAACATAAGAAGATTAAATGCTGTTTATCATGGAACGACCTCAGCACATTTACTTACCAACAGTGAAGCAACAGAAGCAACCGATTTATCATTCCTTGCCATGATTCTTTTTCCCCCTTTGCCTCATTCAATATTCTTTTCAATATCTTCTGTACATAAAGCAATAAATTTAGTTGAGATTCAAACCTTTGGTTTGTTTTACAGTGAAATAATGCAAGTCCTGCTGCTGGGGTATTTCTCAGTTGAGATTCATCTCTTCATTTTCGTTTTCCATTTCATATTCCAGCTTCCACTGGCCAGTGTTGCATTACTATAGACAAATATCAGTCTACATTTATTAAAATAGGATAAATTCACAGTTATGTCAttagataatattttaattttagcccCTAAAAGTTTAGTGTATAGCTTGCCAGTGTTTGGATTGGAGCAGTCTCCCTTGCTTGAATATTTTCCCCTTTTTCCCTCAAAAATAGATAAATGCGCACACACCTAAACTTTTTCCTTGCCAAAATAAAAaggatataaattaatttttaattttcttaacatTTATCCTTTTTTAAGGGTAAATACTAATTTTGGGGACTAGATTAACAAAACTTAACAAATTATAAtgtaaatcttttattttttattgatattatttatttatatctttaatatttcaaataatatgTCATATGAAGttatattttacatatttataatttttttttttaatttgcacatatcaaaatgtaaaaaattctgattaataataaaaattatgttgattatattttttaaagttattttatttataaataaataataaatttatcatttgtagaaaagtatatatttatatagcTTATTTATTTAAGTTTTCATATTAATCTTTTTACTGCATACCAATAATTGTTacatcattaattattttttaccctATAATAACCTCATATCAAATGTACCCtaagtaatatatatttttataaatagtaataaaCATAATTGATGGTCTACCAAGTCATAGTTTCaagaaaaatgttttaaaaaatatttgctagatttgtatgattatttggcatttaaaaaattaatcttttgataaaaaataaaaaataacttattctctagaaaaaagttattttctaaattttaaaaattttattaatattactaaTCTTTTCATGTTTAACATTGCGAAACGATTGAGCATCAAAATATTTTGttaatacaaaaatatttttatgtgaatAAATGGAGCCTAAAAGttataaaatctttaagaaatgaaaatctaaaataaaaatttgaaatttactaATATGTACATTAACATTTTTCTCATTTGAAGTTTCTTCTTTCTTAGAAATTTTTTGTCTGAACCTTGACCCAAGGTATTTCTCCGCTCAATTAATGAAAGCCCAAGTTTTTTTAAAGGATGGGCTCCAAACACCCGACCCTTGAAAAGGTCACTGGGTCGGCTCGAAGAAAACCCTCACCCTCCGAGTCGAAACCCTAACCTAATCCTTGCTGCATTATATAAATACCGATAACTCAGAGCCAGAAACTCTGGTGAGCGACAGAGCCTATTAAACCACAGCTTCGCGATTATCGCCTTCTGCTTGAACTAGGAGGCCTCTTGCTGTGACCGAAAGATGGCGACCGCTAGAACTGTCAAGGACGTGTCTCCCCACGAATTCGTCAAGGCATATGCTGCCCACCTCAAACGATCTGGCAAGGTATTGCAGTTTCTGTAGTTCCTCTCAGTTCATCTAACAGTAATCTATAGGTTTTTGGGGTTTGTACTGATATAGATCTTATTTTGGAACTGCTGTGTTTCGAGTACTGCgtttttatttgtgttt
This is a stretch of genomic DNA from Manihot esculenta cultivar AM560-2 chromosome 2, M.esculenta_v8, whole genome shotgun sequence. It encodes these proteins:
- the LOC110608704 gene encoding uncharacterized protein LOC110608704, whose amino-acid sequence is MDLSNKNSKSVTPLKDPHGFKSKVQEISKISENSNPNVSYSSPGAKHTNSPIFKSAKSQKSASKNLFVSHNAVPYSPRNKIRERKFVVAKKNSKKENVDSTSTVGCKCKERFGGNVKKCVCVAYETLRASQEEFFKKRDSIGEKGEMDKEKASDYKSESEVEEKEIEKGFMAQMEEAESGYGSDNQSLGESEQSGEVGISTIKRRRDRQLEQARKSVPESGIVMHLVKAFEQLRTVPDSKGSGKNEEENTKEEKKKAMLWELPGLQNPKMPEIQINSSFSIPEFQTCKVPETQVSPSSLCPSDLFLTSENLGLDPRLSVSSSWDSSHGSIYSRTSNGGRTSRRNSSESCETMGGSRWKKKQLKITCQKPFKLRTEQRGIKKEEEFMKKLQKIMSEEEKQRIPIAQGLPWTTDEPECLIKPRVKENTRPIDLMLHSDTRAVERAEFDQQVAEKLSLIEQYKMERERQQKIAQEEEISRLRKELVPKAQPMPYFDRPFIPRRSTKHPTVPKEPKFHIPQHKKIKCCLSWNDLSTFTYQQ